Proteins encoded by one window of Cydia fagiglandana chromosome Z, ilCydFagi1.1, whole genome shotgun sequence:
- the LOC134678517 gene encoding ribonuclease H1, whose product MSGIFRKTLKICFFKTRINEYLICKTRKIVKMPFYAVAKGRSTGIYNSWADCEAQVKGFSGAKFKKFDTVSDANEFIRSNSNYGGSYGNKSTYNNYQSGNNKNLKRSYSTSSKNNNHYQNQSSSWTNEVDSDSSGDDLDVILNKQMDDLEKRVNNFAKGMDKISKSAQAAGPRAGVKKSILIEPPQPKKYKHAQNIEFETDNEGYVQVYTDGACSSNGKQGAQAGLGVYWGDNHPLNRSQPVSGRATNNCGEIQAATLAIKIALQYGIKKLTINTDSQFLINAVTKWIPGWKRRGWKLASGEPVKNEIDFKDLDSVMHKLIIRWNYVKAHNGKHGNEMADRLAKAGARMYNR is encoded by the exons ATGTCGGGTATCTTTCGAAAAACGCTAAAGATCTGTTTCTTTAAAACCAGAattaatgaatatttaatttgcAAGACGCGGAAAATCGTAAAAATGCCGTTTTACGCCGTTGCAAAAGGCCGAAGTACAGGTATTTATAATTCATGGGCTGATTGCGAAGCCCAAGTTAAAGGTTTCTCTGGAGCAAAATTCAAAAAGTTCGATACTGTGTCAGACGCTAATGAATTCATCCGTTCGAATTCTAACTACGGTGGAAGCTATGGAAACAAATCCACTTACAATAATTATCAAAGCGGAAACAATAAAAATCTTAAGAGATCTTACAGCACATCGTCCAAGAACAACAATCATTATCAGAACCAAAGCTCTTCGTGGACCAATGAGGTTGATTCCGATTCATCCGGAGACGACCTAGACgtaatattaaataaacaaatggACGATTTAGAGAAAAGAGTTAACAATTTTGCCAAAGGCATGGACAAGATAAGCAAGTCTGCTCAAGCAGCCGGTCCCCGTGCCGGAGttaaaaaatctattttgatTGAACCGCCTCAACCTAAAAAATACAAACATGCTCAAAACATTGAGTTTGAAACAGATAATGAAGGTTATGTACAAGTGTATACAGATGGCGCTTGCTCATCCAATGGCAAGCAGGGTGCCCAAGCTGGTCTCGGGGTGTATTGGGGTGACAACCACCCACTCAACAGAAGCCAGCCAGTCTCTGGCCGGGCCACCAACAACTGTGGCGAGATTCAAGCAGCAACACTGGCCATTAAAATTGCACTCCAATACGGAATCAAGAAACTAACCATTAATACAGATTCTCAATTTCTCATCAATGCAGTTACCAAATGGATCCCTG GTTGGAAACGAAGAGGATGGAAATTGGCATCTGGAGAGCCTGTTAAGAATGAAATAGATTTCAAGGACCTAGACAGTGTCATGCACAAACTTATAATTAGATGGAACTATGTTAAAGCACACAATGGAAAACATGGCAATGAGATGGCTGACAGGCTAGCAAAGGCTGGAGCAAGGATGTATAACCGATAA